The following nucleotide sequence is from Saccharothrix texasensis.
CTTCGTCTCCGACAGCGGCGCGCCGGGCGTGCCCGCCACGCGGATCTCCACCACCGTGCCCTCGCTGGGCGACGTGATCGTCACCGACGACAGCTTCACCGGCTCGGCGAAGCCCGCCATCAGGCCGATGCCCGGCTTCAGCGCCGGGAACGGCTCGAAGTAGTTCTCCGTCTGCCACACCGTGGTCGGGTCCTTGTCGACCGCGCGGTTGGCCCGGGTGGCGTTGTCGGGCTGGTTGGTGACGTCGTACACGCCGACGGACGCGGGCTGCACGGGACCGGCCGGTGTCGCGGGCGGCGCGGGCTGGCCGCTCTGCCCCGGCGTGGTGGACTGGCCGATCACCACCGTCGGCCCGCCGCCGCCGGTCGGCTCGTCGCTGAAGAAGCTCACGATCTGCACGCCGAGCCAGACGATCACGGCCAGCGTCGCGACCGCGAGCACGGCCACGCTGATCATCAGCTTCCGCTTGCGGTCCTTGTCGCGGACCGGGCGCTGCGTGGTCCACACCGCGCCGTCGTCCGCCGCGTCGCCCGGCACCGGCTGGATCAGCGCGGTCTGCGCCTCCGACTGGGCGATCTGGTCGAGCACCTGCAGGATCGCCGCGCTGGTCCGGATGCCGCCGACGCTGGTGTCCTCCAGGCTGCGCACGGCGACCGACGACAGCTCGTGCGGCACGTACGGGTGCAGCGCGCTCGGCGCGAGCACGGAGCCGTCCGGGCCCGTCGGCGCGGCGGGCACGCCGTCCGGCCCGTTCGGCAGCGCCCACTTGCCGGTGAGCAGCAGGTACAGGATCGCGCCCAGGCCCTTGACGTCGTCACGGGCGATGGCGTCCGGCCGCGGCCCGGGGAACGCGAGCCGCAGCCTGCCGTCCGCCGTCACCCGGATGCGCTGCGGGTGGTCCGCGCCGAGCACGAGGCCGGCGTGGTGCGCGCCCTCGATCGCCGCGCCCAGCGGCTCCAGCAGCCGCGTCGCGGCGCCCGCCGGCAGCGGGCCCTCGGCGACCAGGTCCAGCAGGTCGGTGCCCTGGGTCCACTCGGCGACGATCACGCCGAGGATGCCCTCGTCCAGCCTGATCCCGGCGCCCGGCGTCAACACGTCGATCACCCGGGAAACGCCCGGGTGGGTGAAGCTGGCGGCGTGCATCGCGCGTTCGGCGGTCCGCTTGGCCCGCGCCGCGGCGGCGTGGTCGGCCGGGTCGCCCACCAGGACGGTCAGCGCCACGTCCCGGTTGAGCTGCCCGTCCCTGGCCCGCCACAGGTGCGCGTCGCACCGCCGGTCCACACCGGACCGGGTCAGGAGCCGGTACCGGCCGTCGCCGATCACCCCGCCGGGCACCAGCGAGGTGTTCTGCATCGGACCGCTGCTCACGGGGCCGAGGGTACGTGACCGCGTGGCGTCACAGGTGTCATCGGCGACCCACCAAACGACTGATCTTGCCGAGCGCGGGCTTCACCTCGGGTACTCGGAACAGGGCGAGCAGCAGGAAGCTCAGCGGCAACCCGACGATCGTCTGGATCACCACTTCGACCCAGGCACCCGCCACGCGGGACTCGATTCCCAGCACTCGGACGGCGAGCCACGCGAGCCCGGTCGCCGCGCCGAACGCGATGGCGGACGCCACGACCGTGAGGCAGATCGTCCACGCCGTGTAACCGGTGCGCAGCCGGCCGAGCCGCAGCCGCAGCCACAGCTGCCCGACCAGGGCGCCGACCACGAAGCTCAGCGACATCGCGATCGACACGCCGACCGCCAGCTTGTCCGGCGGCGAGATCGCCAGGAACCCGTACAGCAGCGCGATGCGCGCCACCACGATGATCCCCTGGATGATCGTCGGCGTCCGGGCGTCCTTCAACGCGTAGAACACCCGCAGCTGCAACAACGTGATCGCGTAGGGCACCAGGCCGAACGCGGACAGCGCGAGCGCCGTGCCGATCGACTCGCCGCCGTCGACGCCGGACCTGCCGTGCGCGAACAGCGCCAGGCCGATCGACACGCCGGACACCGTCATCAGCGCGCTGAACGGCATCAGCAGGATCGACGACATCCGGTTGCCGAACGCCAGGTCGCCGACCAGAGCGTCGGTGTCGTGCGCCGCCGCCGCGCGGCTCATCTTCGGCATCAGCGCCGTCAGCAGCGACACGCCGAGCACCCCGTAGGGCACCTGGGCGATCAGCCACTGCATGTTGTAGACCGTGATGGCGCCGTCGTAGTGCGTGGCGACCTTCGTCAGCACGACCATGCTGGCGAAGCCGAGCGCCACGTACAGCAGCACCCAGAACGCGAGCCCGCCGAACTCCGACAGCCGCCGGTCCCAGCCCCACCGCCAGCGGAAGCGGAACCCGGTCCGGCGCAGCGCCGGCACCAGCACCGACGCCTGCAGCGCCACGCCGAGCATCGTGCCGAGGCCGAGGACCAGCAGCTTCGGCTCGCCCATCCGCACCGGGTCGAGGGAGATCTCGCCCGGCATCAGCCAGTAGACGCCCAGCGTCACGATCACCACGAGGTTGTTCAGCACCGGCGCCCACGTGGGCAGGCCGAACACGTGCCGGGTGTTGAGCACCGCGCCGATCAGCGCGGACAGCCCGTAGAAGACGATGCCCGGCAGCACCAGGTAGGCGAACGCGGTGACCAGCTCGGGCTTGGCGTTGGGCGAGTCGATGAACAGCCCGGTCAGCAGCGGCGCGCAGGCGACCGCGATGATCGTGCCGATGCCCAGGACCACCGCGGACATCGTGATCATCCACTGGGCGTAGGACTCGCCGCGGTCGCCGTCCTCCTTCTCGGCGCGCACCAGCAGCGGGATGGCCACGCTGGTCAGCACGCCGCCCAGCAGCAGCTCGTTGATCATCGTCGGCAGCGTGGTGGCGACCTGGTAGGAGTCGTTGAGCGCGTCGACGCCGAGGATCGTGATCAGCAGCAGCTTGGACAGCAGCCCGGAGGCGCGGCTGACGATCGTGGCGATGGCCATCGAACCGCCGGCGCGCGCCAGCGACGGGCCCTGCGGCTGCTCCTGCGTCACCGTGGTTGTTCCGCTCAACTCGTGCTCGACCTCTCCGGTGGCGTTACCCCGCTCGCGTCGTTCGGCACCTGCGCGGAGGCGGCCCGGGCGGCGCGCACCCGACGGTAGATGCGCCGGGCGGACAGCAGCACCAGCGCGGCGCCCGCCAGGCACGTGATGACGACGGTGATGGTGCCGTACGCCGAGGACGACACCTCCAGCCGCGCCCGTTCGCCCAGCTCGACGCCGCTGGTGGTGACCAGGCGGACGTGCACCGGGAACCGCCCCGACCGCTGCACCTCCACCGGTACCCGCACCAGCCGGTCGCCACGCGCGGGCAGCTCGATGTCGGTCAGGTCCCTGGCCACGATGCCCGGTGTGTCCTCGATCACGATCCGCACCGTGATCCGGACGTCGAGCCGGTTCTTGATGGACAGCGGGATGGGGCTGTCGCCCGAGCCGAGCAGGATCGGGCTGTTCGGCTCGGTCACCGTGACCTGCTCGCGCAACCCGTCGATCTGCTCGCGGGCCAGCCCCAGCGCGGCCCGCGCGCCGTCCTCGTCGCCGCGCCACGCGCCCGACACCGCGCGCAGCAGCGACAGCCGCAGCGGGGCGACCAGGTCGGCGGGCTCGGCGGACTCCGCGTCCGGCTGGCTCATCGACTCCGACAGCTGGTGCAACCGGAGCCACGAGTCGGAGACCGCGGCGGTCACGGTCGGCGGCACCTCGCGGGCGCCCGCCTCGACCGGGTAGCTCAGCGCGGCGGTCTGCGCCGGCGGCGACGCCAGCAGCGTCTCGAGGCCGACGGGGGTCGCGAACCCGTCCGCGACCAGGGACTTCGCCGCGCGCAGCAGCGTGTCGACCTCGCCGGTCGGCGCGTTCCACCGGCGTGGCGGCGCGATGACCACGTTCTGGCCGGTGCTCTGGAACCCGGCCCGGAACGTGAGCGCGGCCAGCGCGTTCTGCACCGACACCGGCCGGGTCTCGCTCGGCGTGGTCACGCCCGCGACCGGCCGGGCCGTCGCCGCGCCCTGCAGCGCGTCGGACACCATGCCGTCGACGCGCACCGCCGTGACCGGCTTGCCCTCGGCCACGTCGAACCGCACCGGTCCCGTGCCGGGGGTGCCCGCGACGGCCGACTGGTCGAGCACCAGGGACGTGACGCCCCGACCGGTCAGGCCGGCCAGCGTCGCCTGGTCGAGCACGCCCTCCTCGGGCCAGGTCAGGCCCTGCGTCGGCTGCACGCCGAGGACCTCGCGGACCACCTCCGCGCCGGCGAGCGCGAGGTCGCCCAGGCCGGTGAGCTCGGCGCGGGTCAGCGCGACCAGGTCGGCGTCCGCGTCGGGCAGCGCGATCACGCACCGGCCGGCGGCCACCAGGCGCAGCCGGTCGCGCCACAGCTCGGCCGCGCTCTTGCCCTTGCCCGCGCCCTGGCCGCGCACCTCGTAGCCCTGGGTCATCGCCTCGACCGTGCGCAGCAGGTCGGGGTCCACGGCCAGGCACACGCCGGCGCCCAACGGGCCGGTCAGCGCCGACTCGTAGGCCATGAGCAGGCCGTACAGCCGTCCGCCCATGGCCAGCGAGCCCGCCAGCTCGTCGTCGGTGAGCACGGTCGGGCTGCCGGTGACGACGCGCGGCCGGTCCGCCAGCGGCCACAGCAGGGTGATCTTGGCGGGGGTGGCCGGCGGGGTCGGCGCCTGGCCGCCGGGCATCGCGAGCACCGGCAGCAGGGTGCTCAGCGCGGCCAGCCGGGCCCGCCCGCCGTAGGCCGGGACGCCGTTGATGTTGGCCAGGATCGGGTAGATGCCCGGTTCGGTGACCTGCAGCGACGTGGGGTCGTTCCCGCGCAGGGGCACGGTCAGCCGGAACGGCTTCGACTCGTTCTGCTCCAGGCGGTCGGCGACCCGGGTGAACCTGGGCTGGACGACCTCGGCGTCGGTCGGCTCGCGCAACGCCTTGCGGACCTCGTCCTCGCCGGTCAGCGGCTGGCCGCGCTCCAGGCGCAGCTCGATCTCCTCGATCGGCCGGTCGCCGACGTTGACGACCTTGCCCGAGATGGTGATCGAGTCCGGCCCGTCCGCGGTGATCACGCGGGGGGTCATCTCCTCGACGTCCAGGCGCAGCCACACCTGCGACTGCTGGCCCGGTTGGCTGGACAGCGCCCTGGTCGCCCACACCTGGGTGGCGGGCGCCGGTCGGACGGGCAGCCGCCCGGTGTCGACGGGCGCGGCGGACGCCGCGGACGCCGTCGACACGAGGAGGACCCCCGCCGCCGCTAGTGCGGACAGCAGCCGTTTCACGCGGACTCCGCTCCGTCCGTCTGGTACTCGGAGAGCAGTTCGGCGGCTCGGCGCACGAGTCGACGCTCGTCCGCGTAGGCGAGCCGGTCGTCCAGCTCGCCAAGGGGCACCCACGCCACCTCGGTGACCTCCACGTCTTCGTCGGAAAGCTCGCCGCCCAGCGCTTCCAGGAGGAAGTGGTGGACGGTCTTGTGCACCCGCCGGTCCTCGGCGACGAACCAGTAGTCGATCGAGCCGAGCGGGCGCAGGACCTTGCTATGAATACCGGTCTCCTCCGCGACCTCGCGCACCGCGGTCTGTTCCGCGGTCTCGCCGGCCTCGATGTGACCCTTCGGCAACGACCACAACAGCCGGCCGCGCCGGTCGAGCCGCCCGATGATCGCGGCGACGTGCTGCTCGAAGTCCAGCACCAGTCCGCCCGCCGAGGTCTCGTCGACGGTCTTCAGCCGCCGACCGCGACGCCGGTTCCGGCGCCTCGGCTTGGGACCGCCGGAGCGACCGGACGACTGGGGCATGCCCTGATGGTAGTGGCGACCAGCGGGTACCGGACGTGACCGCCCGGTGGCGGCCGGTGATCGACTACGGGCGACTCGTTCGGACCGGGGACCGCCGACCAGTAGGCTGGCTGCTCGTGTCCGGACCCACCGCCCCCGCCGCCACTCCTGCCGGGCAGGACAATGCCGTGGTGGAACTGCTGAGCGCCCTCCCCGTCGCCGAGGAACTGGCCGCCCGCTTCGCCGGCGCCGGTCACCGCCTGTACCTGGTGGGCGGCAGCGTGCGGGACGCCGTGCTCGGTCGGCTGTCCGGCGACCTCGACTTCACCACCGACGCCCGGCCGCCGCAGGTCATGGCGCTGCTCAAGGGCTGGGCGGACGCGATCTGGGACACCGGCATCGCGTTCGGCACGGTCGGCGCGACCAAGCACGGGCAGACCGTCGAGGTCACCACGTTCCGCGCCGACAGCTACGACGGCGTCACCCGCAACCCCGAGGTGACCTTCGGCGACAGCATCGAGGGCGACCTGGTCCGCCGCGACTTCACCGTCAACGCGATGGCCTACGACGTGGTGAACCGGCAGCTCATCGACCCCACCGGCGGGCGCGAGGCGCTGCGGGCCAGGACCCTGGACACCCCCGCGACGCCGCAGGAGTCGTTCTCCGACGACCCGCTGCGGATGCTGCGCGCGGCCCGGTTCGTGTCCCAGCTCGGCTTCACCGTCGCGCCGCGCGTGCTCGACGCGATGGCGGCCATGGCGGGCGAGCTGACCCGCATCACCGCCGAGCGCGTGCAGGTCGAGGTGTCCAAGCTGCTCACGGGCGCGCACCCGCGGGCGGGCGTGGAGCTGATGGTCGAGTCGAAGCTGGCCGACGTGGTGCTGCCCGAGCTGCCCGCGATGAAGCTGGAGATCGACGAGCACCACCAGCACAAGGACGTGTTCCACCACTCGCTGGTCGTGCTCGACCAGGCCGTCGACCTGGAGGACGGGCCCGAGCCGGACCTCGTGCTGCGGCTGGCGGCGTTGCTGCACGACATCGGCAAGCCGGGCACCCGGCGGTTCGAGGAGGGCGGCGGCGTCTCGTTCCACCACCACGAGGTGGTCGGCGCGAAAATGGTCCGCAAGCGTTTGCGCGCCTTGAAGTACTCGAAGGAGATCGTCGAGGACGTCGCCCAGCTCGTGTACCTCCACCTGCGCTTCCACGGCTACGGCAGCGGCGAGTGGACCGACTCGGCGGTGCGCCGGTACGTCACCGACGCCGAGCACCTGCTCCCCCGCCTGCACAAGCTGGTCCGCGCCGACTGCACCACGCGCAACCGGCGCAAGGCCAACGCGTTGCAGCGGACCTACGACGACCTGGAGCGCCGCATCGAGCGCATCGCCGCCGAGGAGGACCTCAAGCGGGTCCGGCCCGACCTCGACGGCAACGAGATCATGCGGCTGCTGGGCGTGCCACCGGGGCCGGTGGTCGGCAGGGCGTGGAAGTTCCTGAAGGAGCTGCGCCTGGACCGCGGTCCGCTCGACCACGACGAGGCGGTCGCGGAGTTGCTCGCGTGGGCCCGCGCGGAGGGCGTCCAGCCGCCCGGTGACTGACACCAAGTGACCAATCTCGAACTTGGGCTTGGCCAGTGACAGCCCGTTGCGGGACCATGACTGTGTGCGTCAGACGCGCACTGGGGGTGGTGTCGTATGAACGCTTGGGGATTGTCCGAGGGGGGCACCCGGGCACAACAGGGCCTGGACGAGCTGTCCGACCGGCAGCGGGCCGTGCTCCGCTGCCTGGCCAGGGGGCTCGCGGACCACGAGATAGCGCGGGTGCTGGCGCTGAGCCAGCACCAGGTGGGGGCGGTGGTGTCGGAGATCCTGCGGGCGTTGAACCTGCGCGACCGGATGGCCGCGGTGGTCTACGCCCACGAGACGGGCATCATCCGCCTGCCCCTGCCGCGTTGACCTGCCGCTGCTCCGCGGCCGGCGGCGACCTCGCGAATCAGCGGTGGGTGGCCGCCGACGTGCGCTTGTCGAGCAGCAGGTAGCCGAGCAGGCCGAGCAGGTAGGCCACCGTCGCGGCGACCACGAGGCCCGGGGACCGACCGTCCAAGGGCACGACGGCCGCCGCGGCGGTGACGGCTGCCACCTGCGTGACGTTGAACAGCGTGTCGTACAGGGCGAACACCCGGCCGCGGACCTCGTCGCCGATGTCGCCCTGCACGGCCGCGTCCACGCACAGCTTCACCACCTGGCCCGCGAAGGTCAGCACGAACGACGCGGCCAGGATGGTGGGCAGCAGCATGGGCAGGCCGAGGCCGAGCTGGGTGGCCGCGGCCAGCACGAGCGCGGCGCAGACCGTGCCGCGCCGGCCGAGCAGGTCCACCAGCCGGTCGGTCACGAGCCCCGCCAGCAGGATGCCCGCGCCACCGGCGACGGCGACCTCGCCGAGCCCCGCCAGGCCCGCCTTGAACGGCCCGTGGTCGGTGAACGTGTGGCGCATCAGCAGCAACGTCAGCAGCAGCGACGCGCCGAACGCGAGCCGGTGCGCGAGCAGCGCCACCAGGGCGGCGGCGACGGTGGGCGCGCGCCACGCGGCCCGCGCGCCGTCCAGCAGGCCCAGGGCGACCGCGGTGACCGTCCGGCGGGGCTCGTCCACCTCGTCGGGTCCGAGCGCGCCACGGGCGAAGCGGGAGGCCAGGAAAGCGGCGCCGAGCGAACCCGCGACCGCGACGGCCGTGGTCCACGCCGAGCCGTCGTCACCGGAGCCGAAGAGCGACCGCAGCCCCACCGCGCACCCCGCGCCGAGCACGGCGGTCAACGCGCCGAGCGTGGTGACGAACGCGTTCGCCTCCACCAGGTGGTCGCCGTCCACCACGTGCGGCAGGGACGCGGACAGGCCGGAGCCGACGAACCGGCTCACCCCCGTGACGAACAGCGCCGAGGCGTACAGCGGCACGCCGTCGAGCCCGAGCCCGACGGCCGTCGCGGTCAGCACGACGAAGACCGCGCGCGTGAGGTTCGCCACCACCAGCACGCGGCGGCGGTCCCACCGGTCCAGCAGGGCCCCCGCGAACGGGCCGACGATCGAGTACGGGAGCAGCAGCACGGCGAACCCGGCCGCCACCGCGAGCGGGTCGGCGTGGCGCTCGGGGTTGAACAGGACCGCGCCCGCGAGGCCGGCCTGGAACAGCCCGTCGCCCCACTGGGCGGCCAGCCGCGAGGCCAGCAGCCTGCGGAAGTCCGCCAGCGCGAGGAGTTTCCGGACACCGAGGTGGTGCTTCGCCGCGGTGGTGCCGGCAGTGGTCACGGTGGTGAGCCTATGCCTCCGGGGCCGCGAACCACGAAGGCCGGACCCTGGTGGGTCCGGCCTCCCTGGCGCCAGGCGCCCGGTCGCCTCTCGGCGGGTGGCACTACGCGGCTCCAGCCGGACGGTATTCCGCGTAGGCGTTTCAGTGGGCCCGGGGGACTCGATGGCGCCTGACGTTCACTGCAACGAACACGGTAACCCGGATGTTCCTGCCCGGCGGGATCCGCCGCGTCCACGCGGTGCGCGTGCTGCGTCGCCGGGCGCCCGGCCGTCGTCTGGGATCATGCGTGGTGTGCGCCCTGATGCCGACGTCGAACCGGGTTCCCTGCTGGTCGCGGCACCGAGTCTGACCGACCCCAACTTCCGCCGGACGGTGGTGTACGTCATCGACCACCGGGACGAAGGCAGCCTCGGCGTGGTGCTGAACCGCCCGAGCGAGGTCGCCGTCCACGACGTGCTGCCCGCGTGGGGGCCGCACGTGAGCAGGCCGCAGGCCGTCTACATCGGCGGGCCGGTGGAGCAGAAGACGGCGCTGTGCCTGGCCGCGCTGCGCACCGGGGAGGACCTGGCGTCACTCGACGGTGTGGTCGGCGTGCACGGACCGGTGGCGCTGGTCGACCTGGACGCCGACCCGGACGCGCTGGTGGCGAAGGTGCGCGGGATGCGCGTGTTCGCCGGCTACTCCGGCTGGGGCGAGGGCCAGTTGGGCAACGAGGTGGCGCGCGGCGACTGGATCGTCGTGAAGGGCCTGCCCGACGACGTGCTCACGCCGCCGAACGTCGACCTGTGGGGCCGGGTGCTGCGCCGTCAGGGCATGCCGACGGCGCTGATGGCGACGTTCCCGACGGACATCCGGCGGAACTAGGCGCGGGTCAGCACGCTGCAACCGCCACCCGTGCCCGAGCACGCGCAGCCGCCGCAGCCGGCCGGGGCCTGCTCCGGCAGCGCCTCGGCGGCCCGGTGGCCGAGCACGCCGCCCGCGCCCGCGACCACGATGCTGCCGACCAGCCCGACCAGGCCGATGACCAGCGACAACGCCGGGTTCACAGCCGCCGCGACGGCCGCCACGAGAGCGATGGCGCCCGCGGCCGCGTTCGGCACGCCGGCGATCTTGTTGGCCAGCGCGAAGGTCTCGTCGTCACGCAGGGTGGCCTTGGTGCGCACCCCGAAGAAGCGGTTGCGCTGGAGTCGGCCACGCACGCCGAGCAAGCCGATGGTCGCGAACGCGACACCGATCAGACCCAGCACCACAGGCAGCACGATGTTCACGCTGACGAGGGTAGGCCGGTCCTCCGACCCAGGTCGGGCCGGCCCCGCCTTCACCGGCCGGTCGCGGTCGTTCACCCGGTTCACCGGGGTTGCGCTGCGCTGATACCGTTGACGGCATGAGCAAGGCCCGCCTGCTCCTTAGCTAGCCGCGCAGACCTCGTCAACCAGGTCCGCGCGGCAACCCCTCACGCCCTTCCGGGCTGGGGGGTTTCGTCATGTCAGGGGCAGGTACCGATGGAGAGGGACATCCCGATGAGCACCGACGCGGCGGACGCGACGCCCGCCTACCGCTACACCGCCGAGCTGGCGGGGGAGATCGAGCGGCGCTGGCAGCGGCACTGGGAGGAGCAGGGCACCTTCCACGCGCCGAACCCGGTCGGGCCGCTCAAGGGCGACGTGCCCGCGGACAAGCTGTTCGTGCAGGACATGTTCCCCTACCCGTCGGGCGCGGGCCTGCACGTGGGCCACCCGCTGGGCTTCATCGGCACCGACGTGTTCGCCCGGTACCACCGGATGAACGGCCGCAACGTGCTGCACACGATGGGCTTCGACGCGTTCGGCCTGCCCGCCGAGCAGTACGCCGTGCAGACCGGGCAGCACCCGCGCAAGACCACCGAGGACAACATCCAGACCTACCTGCGGCAGATCCGCAGGCTGGGCCTGGGCCACGACGAGCGCCGCCGGATCTCCACCATCGACCCGGGCTACTACAAGTGGACCCAGTGGATCTTCCTGCAGATCTTCAACTCCTGGTACGACCCGGCGGCGGGCAGGGCGCGGCCGATCGCGGAGCTGGAGGCGCAGTTCGCCGCGGGCGAGCGGGCCACGCCGGACAAGCCGTGGGCGGAGATGTCCCGCCCGGAGCGGGAGAAGCTGCTGGGCCGGTACCGCCTGGTGTACCTGTCCGAGGCGCCGGTGAACTGGTGCCCCGGCCTGGGCACGGTGCTGGCGAACGAGGAGGTCACCGCGGACGGCCGCAGCGAGCGCGGCAACTTCCCGGTGTTCCGGCGCTCGCTGCGCCAGTGGATGATGCGGATCACCGCCTACTCCGACCGGCTGATCGACGACCTGGACCGGCTGGACTGGCCGGACAAGATCAAGGCGATGCAGCGCAACTGGATCGGGCGCTCGCACGGCGCCCGGGTCAGGTTCGAGGTCGGGCGCGCGGACGCGGGCGCCGTCGACGTCGAGGTGTTCACCACCCGGCCCGACACCCTGTTCGGCGCGACGTACCTGGTGCTGGCGCCCGAGCACCCGCTGGTGGACGTGATCACGTCCGCCGGGCAGGCCGACGCGGTCGCCGCGTACCGCGCCGAGGTCTCGCGCAAGTCCGAGCTGGACCGGCAGGAGAACAAGGAGAAGACCGGCGTCTTCACCGGCGCGCACGCGACGAACCCGGTCAACGGCGCCCGCATCCCGGTGTACGTCGCGGACTACGTGCTGATGGGCTACGGCACCGGCGCGATCATGGCGGTGCCCGGCCAGGACCAGCGCGACTGGGACTTCGCCAAGGCGTTCGACCTGCCGATCGTCCGGACCGTGCAGCCGCCGGAGGACTTCGACGGCGAGGCGTACACCGGCGCCGGCCCGGCCGTGAACTCCAGCCACGAGAGCAGCGTCAGCCTGGACGGCCTGGACGTCGACGAGGCCAAGACGAAGATCATCGCCTGGCTGGAGGAGCAGGGCCGCGGCCAGGGCACGGTGCAGTTCAAGCTGCGCGACTGGCTGTTCTCCCGGCAGCGGTACTGGGGCGAGCCGTTCCCGATCGTGTACGACGAGGACGGCACGCCGATCGCCGTGCCGGAGTCGATGCTGCCGATCGAGCTGCCCGACGTCGACGACTACTCGCCGCGGACGTTCGACCCGGAGGACGCGGACTCCGAGCCGTCGCCGCCGCTGTCGCGCGCCGAGGACTGGGTCGCCGTCGAGCTGGACCTGGGCGACGGGCCCAAGCGGTACCGGCGCGAGACCAACACCATGCCCAACTGGGCCGGTTCGTGCTGGTACCAGCTGCGGTACGTGGACCCGACGGAGTCCGAGCGGTTCGTCAACGCGGAGAACGAGCGGTACTGGCTGGGCCCGCGCGCGGAAGAGCACGGCGCGTCCGACCCCGGTGGCGTCGACCTGTACATCGGCGGCGTGGAGCACGCGGTGCTGCACCTGCTGTACGCGCGGTTCTGGCAGAAGGTGCTGTTCGACCTGGGCCACGTGTCCGGTGACGAGCCGTACCGGCGGCTGTTCAACCAGGGCTACATCGAGGCCTACGCCTACACCGACGCGCGCGGCTCCTACGTGCCCGCCGAGCTGGTCGAGGAGCGCGACGGCAAGCACTTCTACGAGGGCGAAGAGGTGCGCCGCGAGTACGGCAAGATGGGCAAGAGCCTGAAGAACGTGGTCACGCCGGACGACATGTGCGAGAAGTACGGCGCCGACACGTTCCGGCTGTACGAGATGTCGATGGGCCCGATGGACGTCTCGCGGCCGTGGGCGACCAAGGACGTCGTCGGCGCGCAGCGGTTCCTGCAGCGGCTGTGGCGCAACCTGGTCGACGAGACCACGGGCGAGCCGCGGGTCACCGACGAGGAGCCGGGCGAGGACGCGCTGCGGCTGCTGCACAAGACGATCGCCGGCGTGCACGACGACTTCGCGAACCTGCGCTACAACACGGCGGGCGCGAAGCTGATCGAGCTGAACAACCACGTCACCAAGCACTTCCCGGGCGGCGCGCCACGCGTGCTGGCCGAGCCGCTGGCGCTGATGCTGGCGCCGCTGAGCCCGCACGTCGCCGAGGAGCTGTGGGCGAAGCTGGGCCACGGCGACTCGCTGGCCCACGGCCCGTTCCCGGCGGCGGAGGAGAAGTACCTGGTCGAGGACACGGTGGAGTACCCGATCCAGGTCAACGGCAAGGTGAAGGCCCGGGTGGTCGTGTCCGCGTCCGCGTCGTCGGACGAGGTGCGGGCGGCGGCGCTGGCCGAGGGGAAGGTGGCCGAGCTGCTGAACGGCGGCACGCCGCGCAAGGTGATCGTCGTGCCGGGCCGCCTGGTCAACGTGGTGCTGTAACCGTTCCGCGGCCGGCGGGGTTCACCGGCAGCGGGGTTCACGGACGGGGCAACTGGGCGGCCACTTCGGTCATCGCGTCGAGCAGGTCCGGCTCGACGTGCCCGGTTGCCGGTTCGGACTCGGCGATCGTGATCGTGGTGTCCTTGATCTCCGACCAGTAGTGCGCGGCGGTGAAGTGGACGTCCGGCAGGCCGACCACGCCGCCGGGCAGCGGTTTCACGTCGCCGGAGCCGGCGACGTCGATGACCCGGTCGAACTGCCTGGCCTGGTTGCGGCCCGGGAAGGTCACCCACACCACCGACACCAGGGCCGCGTTGCCCGCCTGGTCGCCGACGGCGAGCAGGAGGCGGTCCAGCGACGTGCACGGCGTGGCGGCGAAGAAGTCGCGCACCTGGCCGAACGAGTTCTCCAGGCAGTCGAGCTCCTGCTTGACCGCCTGCTTGCTGATCCCGACCCCGAGGTGGCCCATCGCGCCTTCGGCGTCCCCGCCGCGCGCCGCGCG
It contains:
- the leuS gene encoding leucine--tRNA ligase gives rise to the protein MSTDAADATPAYRYTAELAGEIERRWQRHWEEQGTFHAPNPVGPLKGDVPADKLFVQDMFPYPSGAGLHVGHPLGFIGTDVFARYHRMNGRNVLHTMGFDAFGLPAEQYAVQTGQHPRKTTEDNIQTYLRQIRRLGLGHDERRRISTIDPGYYKWTQWIFLQIFNSWYDPAAGRARPIAELEAQFAAGERATPDKPWAEMSRPEREKLLGRYRLVYLSEAPVNWCPGLGTVLANEEVTADGRSERGNFPVFRRSLRQWMMRITAYSDRLIDDLDRLDWPDKIKAMQRNWIGRSHGARVRFEVGRADAGAVDVEVFTTRPDTLFGATYLVLAPEHPLVDVITSAGQADAVAAYRAEVSRKSELDRQENKEKTGVFTGAHATNPVNGARIPVYVADYVLMGYGTGAIMAVPGQDQRDWDFAKAFDLPIVRTVQPPEDFDGEAYTGAGPAVNSSHESSVSLDGLDVDEAKTKIIAWLEEQGRGQGTVQFKLRDWLFSRQRYWGEPFPIVYDEDGTPIAVPESMLPIELPDVDDYSPRTFDPEDADSEPSPPLSRAEDWVAVELDLGDGPKRYRRETNTMPNWAGSCWYQLRYVDPTESERFVNAENERYWLGPRAEEHGASDPGGVDLYIGGVEHAVLHLLYARFWQKVLFDLGHVSGDEPYRRLFNQGYIEAYAYTDARGSYVPAELVEERDGKHFYEGEEVRREYGKMGKSLKNVVTPDDMCEKYGADTFRLYEMSMGPMDVSRPWATKDVVGAQRFLQRLWRNLVDETTGEPRVTDEEPGEDALRLLHKTIAGVHDDFANLRYNTAGAKLIELNNHVTKHFPGGAPRVLAEPLALMLAPLSPHVAEELWAKLGHGDSLAHGPFPAAEEKYLVEDTVEYPIQVNGKVKARVVVSASASSDEVRAAALAEGKVAELLNGGTPRKVIVVPGRLVNVVL